TTGGATAAGATCCGGAGTGTGGGCTTTACTGAGGAGTATCCGGTTGCGCATGGGTATTTCCGTGTGTTTGAGCGGTtggttgaggagaagatTCTTCTTGGCACGGAGGGTTGGGGTAAATAGATAATGATGTAGGTGTTGGAATGGGTATGAGCAGGGAATCTATTGTCAGTCtcaatatattttaatagaaatTTCTATTAAATCATGATTAACCCTCTGAATAACGCTGTCatttatatattttgctAGTGAATGTAAGAGCCGGTGGGAAACTCGGATTCCCGACGCTCCTGCTCCCGATGGAGGTTTCCCATAGCTTCCCGGCTGATAACAGTGGTATTCGTATTATCTCTCGCAAAAGCCTAACTGATATATCTTGATAAAAGATGATGTATCTGTATGTAAACACGTGACCCAGAAATGAGGACCTTGGGAGTTCGTGACAGCCAACCAGCGCTGCCTACTGGCCAATTGTGGAGACAGCCAGAAGAACCCTGAGACAACCCTATTTGAGCCTCTGTATAGATCGATCCTCGCGATCAGAAACCACTTCCCAGCTGAAGACGTTCAACGCAGCGCATGAATACAGACGCTAGAGGATACCGGGAGTGGGATCTTTGCGTCATTGAATGGATCGATTGTCTTTGCAGGTAATCCCTACTGGCTCAGCGTCGACCAGAATCTCGAGGTCGAAGGTTTCATCCAGCGAGGTCTCACACTGCTCTGCATTACAATCGACAATAAACTGGTAGTAGCATTTGGCCTGAAAAGCATACTCCGCCCAGAAGCAGTACAGAttatcgacatcctccaccGCAGAGGAATTACCTGCCACATCGTTCGCGGCGACGGAGCCAACGACGGAGGCAAACGTCGTGCGCAAATTGGCTCTGTATCAGATGTCACCCGTAGCATTGCCGATGTTGTACTTGTTGGTGGGCAGAGGGGATTTCTATTCTCTTGAACGGTTCGAAGAGGGCGTTCCATCGGATTATCTTCGACTTGGTCTAGTCGGCTATCTATAATGTCTTTGCTATTTTACTTGCATCTGGGGCGTTCGTTAGGGTTCGGATTCCCCCGGCGTACGCGGGTGTTGGTCAGATTGTGAGCGTTTTGCCTGTCATTCTTGCTCGCTGACTTGATGTTGAGACAGTCGGGAAAGAAGGTATGATGGTATTTTGGGACATGTCCATGGTCATATATGCAGTTCCCATTGGGAATTGTAATAGATTGAACATCTGTCTAGGTACTTTCTTCCTGTCCCCAGTGGACAGATttggagagaaagaatagTTTTTCAACAAACCCTCGTTGTCAATATTTGAATACACTCGATATATTAATCTTCAATTCAGATAGGAAGCAGTCACGTTCAAGTATAAGATTGATGGCAAGCATGATATGTATAGCCACACCAGATTCATTACCCAATACCATCGAATGGGAATGTGATACTGCCATGGGCTCCTTGATCATATCTATTTATGCCAATATGTCACCAAACATTCGGAGGGGGCAAACCACCTCTGTGCATGCTTTAAAAACCATTCGATTTAGTTCCAAGCTGCTTGGTGACGCAACTGGGATCGGCGTTGGAGGTGGCTTGGTGGCGTAGTGTATAACCCCCAGAACCGTGGTTGTAATACAGCTCGGCCACTGCATAACGCGTGGCCAAGAAAAAAAGGCGAGGTTTATTTGATTAGCGTGCCTGATTTACAGTGTCTATTTCAAGCTAAGAAACAATCTGTGCCTTGTGCTATGGTTACCGGATTACCTGCGCGACACCTTTTGAACTCACTTGTGATTCCTACCACTTGCCACGATCAAATCCGGGAATCCGGCACTGCGGAGGGCACGGACTGGGGGAATATGGGGAAATGTGGGATATTGTGGGATATTGTGGGTAACTTGCTTTCACCATGGGATCGGCTTTTGAAGGTCGGCTATAGCAATGCTAGTGGTAGACCACCCATTGTCTTGTACCAGAAATCATGTGTCTGATCGCTCGATCGTCATTAATATTGACTATTGGTAACTGGAAGGCCTTCGGCTAATCCAAAATGGAAAGGTGAAGCTGGGGCCTACCATACGTCAGTTGTTTCATATGCCGATGTCTGCGCCGGCCAGGAGTACCGATATAAGTAGCCAGTGATGCAGTGTCGCGCTCCACCAACGACACGCTTTTGCCACCATCAAGCTAAGAAGGATGCTTTCTTCGAATCTTAAATTGTTGGGCTCTGCCCTACTCATCGGCCAGGGGCTCTGCGACAGCAAACCGAGATCCATTCCTGCCCTGAAGCAGGACACCCCTGTCGTACCGAATGATCTCCAGGCATTCTCCATTGaattttccttcttcaccgaCTATGCTGGAAACAAATCACATCCGAATGAATTTTCCAGGAATCTGCTGGCCAACTTCAAAAGCATCACCGGCGTGCAGCCCATAGTAAGAGTGGGCGGAACCTCTCAGTATGTCCTATCAATAAACATTGTCGTCAATACATACAAGGGCTAACTTGCGCAGAGACCACTCATACTATGACCCCGACCAAGAGGAGAATATCAAACTCATCTTCGCGAACCCTGACGACGACCAGCCAGAAACAGTTTACTACGGCCCAACATTCTTCGAATCCTATGCTACACTAGGTCCCATCCGGTTCTTCCACGGGCTCAACATGAACCAAAACAGCTCTATCCAGCGACTGCAAGAGGCCGCAGTAGAGGCGTGCACTATGATAGGTCCTCAGCTGGAGCTATTTGAGCTGGGCAACGAGTGGAACTTTGCACCTGGCACTTATCGTGCAGCCAATTACTCCATGCTGGACTATGTCCATGAATGGAACAAGAAATCTGCTGCCGTAAAAGATGCTGTTCAGAAGTCTTGCCGTGGGTGTTTCCCCGGGTTTATGGCGCCTAGTTTCGCCCCTCCTGAACTTGTTGAGACTGGTTGGGCTGTCGAGGACGTCTTTAAGCTTGGCTATGACCCTCACAATCTGACCAGGGAGCTGTCATTCCATAAGTGAGTCGCTTCTTTACATATTGCGGTGTTTCAATTTTTCAACAGACTGACTCTCGTCCAAAGCTATATGGGAGTAAATGAGCCAGCAACTAACCCTCCTGCGAGCTGGGACCTTCAGCGTACGATCCTCAGCCCCAATATATCGAACAGCACTAATCGCAACAGGCCGCCTCATGAACCATACCAACATCCAACAAAACCTAGAAGCGCAGATCCAGCGCGCCAAAACCCTGGAATATCTCGGCCACCCATATACAATCGGCGAACTCAACTCCATAGCGAAACAGGGCATAACCGGTGAAACCGATGTCTTCGGGGACGCATTGTGGCTCGTCGACTTTTCATTctgggctgctgctcatGTACTGCAACCTATTCCTTCTACAACCTATTCCTTCTACAACCAATCCCCTTCTATTATGTAAATGTGACCAGCTAACAAATATACTTCTACGTCTCTAGAATATCAAACGCCTCCACTTCCACCAAGGCCTCAACTACCGCTATGCCTCGTGGCAACCTATCACCGGCAAAGGCCAGCCACCTACAACCCGACCTCCATATTACGGCCAGGTCATGGTTGCCTCCGCCCTCGGCCACTCTAATAATTCCCGCATCGTGAACATCCCCCTTGATACAGACACCGAATCCGCATACGCAATCTACAATGGGGACCGCCTATCAAAGCTGGCCATCGTGAACATGCAGGCCTTTAACCAGACATCCACCGGTGCTCGTCCCAGCAAAGAGTATAAATTCAGTGCCCCAGGTCGCAACCGCACAACTGCCAAGGTTGAGCGTCTTATTGCACCTGGGAGTGATGCGACGGACGGGGTTACTTTTGGCGGTGTTTCTTATGACCATGATCTTGGCAAAGGAcggcctgttgttgttggacGCAGGGAGGAGGCTGTATTCATTAAGAATGGTGTGCTTTCTGTTGGTGTTCCTGATTCTTCGGCTGTTGTGGTGTCGTTAACCTGAGGGATCGTGGTGATTTGTGTTGGATTCTACAAGGCATTCCTGTGGACAAATAATCCGAGCGCATTTGCAGTAGATAGTCTAGTTTAGCGCCTATTAAGCAACGCTTCTGTTGAGAATATGCATTTCCTTACTGTGTCTATCCGCCAGTAGGTGTGATGCTAAACAAACAGAATCGGAATATATGCTGGGAGCAGGCTCTGCACGAAAGCCGATGACACCAGTCCAATCGTTACGGGCACTCCTCTTAATAGGGCCTTGTGTGTTTATTTTGCAGCAGGGTTCGCCAGCCTTGTCCAATGGCCGTTCCATATTAGCCGCCCGACCCCCCAGAG
This genomic interval from Aspergillus puulaauensis MK2 DNA, chromosome 7, nearly complete sequence contains the following:
- a CDS encoding glycosyl hydrolase family 79 C-terminal domain-containing protein (CAZy:GH79;~COG:S;~EggNog:ENOG410PJBK;~InterPro:IPR017853,IPR031728;~PFAM:PF16862;~SECRETED:SignalP(1-20)), with protein sequence MLSSNLKLLGSALLIGQGLCDSKPRSIPALKQDTPVVPNDLQAFSIEFSFFTDYAGNKSHPNEFSRNLLANFKSITGVQPIVRVGGTSQDHSYYDPDQEENIKLIFANPDDDQPETVYYGPTFFESYATLGPIRFFHGLNMNQNSSIQRLQEAAVEACTMIGPQLELFELGNEWNFAPGTYRAANYSMLDYVHEWNKKSAAVKDAVQKSCRGCFPGFMAPSFAPPELVETGWAVEDVFKLGYDPHNLTRELSFHNYMGVNEPATNPPASWDLQRRLMNHTNIQQNLEAQIQRAKTLEYLGHPYTIGELNSIAKQGITGETDVFGDALWLVDFSFWAAAHNIKRLHFHQGLNYRYASWQPITGKGQPPTTRPPYYGQVMVASALGHSNNSRIVNIPLDTDTESAYAIYNGDRLSKLAIVNMQAFNQTSTGARPSKEYKFSAPGRNRTTAKVERLIAPGSDATDGVTFGGVSYDHDLGKGRPVVVGRREEAVFIKNGVLSVGVPDSSAVVVSLT